GACTGAGCAGGAGCTAATGTCAGAAGTAGGACTTTCCTATTACATCAAATTCACCCCCTTTCTAGCAAAAATCCAAAAGGGATTTAGCCAGAAAGGGGCTATTTTATTATTGATTTCTCATTTGCTCATCGTACATATTCTTATAGAAACCGTCTTGTTCCATTAAAGACTTGTGATTTCCTCTTTCTATAATCTTGCCCTTGTTTAGTACGATAATCTTGTCTACATCTTTAATCGTAGAAAGTCTATGGGCGATTATAAAAGTGGTACAATTCTCTCTTAACTTTTGGATTCCTTTTTGAATTATTTTTTCCGTTTCCGTATCAATATTAGAGGTTGCTTCGTCAAGGATTAGAATTCTAGGTTTTCGAATGTACGCCCTTGCAAAAGAGATAAGCTGTTTTTCCCCTTGACTAAAGTCATTTCCTTTTTCAAATATTTTCTCGTGAATCCCCCTTTTCACAATGGACTCTGCCCCTACATCCATAAGGGCCTTTTCAATCTCTGCATCACTAAACCCTTCGTCAAGTCCTACATTACCCTTAATATCCGTTTCAAAAATAAAGGGATCTTGTAGAACTACAGCCATTTGCTCTCGTAGAGAATTTCTGTTAATGTCTTTTGTGTTTTTTCCATCAATGTATATATTTCCAAGCCTTGGGCAATAGAAATTTAAAAGCAAGTTTACAATGGTGCTCTTACCACTGCCCGTAGAGCCAACAAAGGCGATACTTTCTCCGCTTTTCACTTCAAAATCTATCCCTTTTAGAACATCGCTCTCTCCATAACCGAAGTAAACACCTTCAAATCTTACATCTCCTTTAACTTCTGTAAGTTTCTCTGGCAATTCCTCCATTGGTTCTAGCCTTAATAAGTCAAATACATGAGATGCTGATGCGTAAGACTGTTCTAGCTCGCCAAACCTTGAAACCACCGTCTTTATATTGTTAAAAATCTTTGTGACATAGTCGATTGAGATGTACATACTTCCGATTGTAACCGCGTAAGCCCCTGTAATTTTCCCCATACCAAAATACAAGAGGACGAGAATGGTTCCAACATAACTAAGAGCATCAATGGCTCTAAAACCTCCGTAGCTTCTCACCTTTGTTACCTCTAAACCGGTTTTGAATATATTTTTATTGATGTGGTCAAACTCCTCTTTGATATGGTTTTCCTTATTGTATACTTGAATAATCTCCATGTTTTGAATATTTTCATTTATACTTGCGTTTATAGCTCCTACGTAACTGCGGTTAAGAGTAGTATACTTCCAGGTCTTATGTCTTAAATCCTTAAATACAATGTATATTATAGGGACAAGTGTCAAAAACAGTATGGCAACGGGAAAACTGACTACAAGAATCATCCCGTAAATACAGATG
The DNA window shown above is from Alkalibaculum bacchi and carries:
- a CDS encoding ABC transporter ATP-binding protein, which codes for MKKMKNKKRNEFVKQRLWRYAKGESKSLSIGLFLSVVRTALEIIGPMIIGYILNNYIKLDMDIRDFMAIAKLLLLYLVIYVLCGLFSNLALISFEQAANKISFSVQKDVYKHVTKLPISYFDNLPAGNIVSRITNDTNRLKTMFQLILADMTTSGIMIICIYGMILVVSFPVAILFLTLVPIIYIVFKDLRHKTWKYTTLNRSYVGAINASINENIQNMEIIQVYNKENHIKEEFDHINKNIFKTGLEVTKVRSYGGFRAIDALSYVGTILVLLYFGMGKITGAYAVTIGSMYISIDYVTKIFNNIKTVVSRFGELEQSYASASHVFDLLRLEPMEELPEKLTEVKGDVRFEGVYFGYGESDVLKGIDFEVKSGESIAFVGSTGSGKSTIVNLLLNFYCPRLGNIYIDGKNTKDINRNSLREQMAVVLQDPFIFETDIKGNVGLDEGFSDAEIEKALMDVGAESIVKRGIHEKIFEKGNDFSQGEKQLISFARAYIRKPRILILDEATSNIDTETEKIIQKGIQKLRENCTTFIIAHRLSTIKDVDKIIVLNKGKIIERGNHKSLMEQDGFYKNMYDEQMRNQ